Below is a genomic region from Chloroflexota bacterium.
TACCCCAACCTCCTGGCAGCGCGCACCAAGGCGTCCGTGACGGTGCGATCGGCCATAGCTGGGAATTCGGGCGGCAGGTATTGGCGAGAGGTGCCCTCGCCGCGGTAGGCGGCCGTGACAACCACTATATCGCCCGGGTTAACATTCTCCTGCATCCCTCCGGCGGAGCCTACCCTGATGAAGGTGTCAGCCCCTATCTTGCCTAATTCCTCAACAGCGATGGCCGCCGAGGGGGACCCAATGCCGGTAGAGCATACGGACATCTGCACCCCGTCAACTTCCCCAGTATAAACTACATACTCTCGATTCTCGGCCACCTTGCGCGCGTTTTGGAAATGTTCAGCGATCCGCCTGGCCCTGGTGAGGTCGCCAGGCACAAAGACATACCTGGCCACATCGCCTTTCCGACAGAGAATATGCGGCTGGACCTCCTCAAATTCAGAGCCCTCTAGGGGAACAGCGCCTTGCATCATCCTCTCCTTTAAGTGAATTGACTAACTATAGTATATAGCTGCGGTGCCCTTTCTACTACTTGTCGCCGAATCTCTTCCTCATCGACAGTCAGCATGCGTTGTTTTTCCATCACTAACTGGCCATTAACAATAACCGTTTCCACGTGCTTGCCCCGCAGGCACTTGACGATGGTGAAGATCGGATCATACATCGGCTGCGCGTCCAAATCGGCTGTATCCAGGATGATCACATCAGCCTTTTTGCCCGGCTCCAGGCTACCGATCTCCTTATCTAAGCCAACAGCGTGGGCGCCACCTATCGTGCTCATCGCCAGACAATCGTACGGCGAAGTGGCCTCACGGTCCAAATAGGGCGTGCCATAGTGGAGAACCTGCCCAATGTGGGAGATGTTCATCGCCTGAAAGAGATCAATACTGCCTCCCGAAGCACCGTCGGAGCCGATGCCCACCGCTATCCCCAAACGGCGCATCAAGGGCAGTTTGGTCATGCCCAACCCGGTGAAGTTGCCTGAGGGACAATGGGCCACCTTAACCCCATGTTCAGCGTAGAGCTCCACTTCCCGATCAGAGAGAAGGACCGAATGAGCAGCCAGGAGGCGAGGGCTCAAGGCACCGATCTTTTTCAAATACTCCGCCGGTCTCAGGTTATGCTTCTTGATGGCGTACTCAATCTCATAGGTTCCCTCAGCCAAGTGGGTTTGGATCATCGTATCATATCGTTCAGCCAACCTGGTAAAATCCTGGAAAAGTTCCGGGGTACAGACGATGATCTGACGGAGGGAGAAGCAACCCTTGACCAGGTCGTCACCTTTCCCAGGCCATCTTCTGACCAGGTCCACGTTTTTGGCCATAGCCTCCTCCGTGGAGAAGACCATATTACGAGGCAGCTCGGGGTCCGGCATATCCATCGTCGATTCGGCCAGGAGGCCACGAATGCCAACTTTTTCCATGGCCCGAGCCATCTTGTGTGGATGCCGTCCACCGTGCTCGGAGATGCAGGTCGTCCCCACCCTGATCATATTCGTGTAGGCCGCTATTCCGCTCAGATAAACATCATCCTCATTAAGACGAGACTCAAAGGGGATAAAATAGTTCTTCCAGATAGGAAAACGTACCTGACCGCGTCGCGCAATATCGGCAAGCATACTGCGCAGGAACTGCTGGCAGGTGTGATAATGGGCATCAATGAGACCAGGCATAACGATCTTAGCGGTCGCATCGATCTCCCTGTCGGCCTTATGCCGACTGACAATCTGGCTGCTTGGACCAACCTCAACGATGCGTGCCCCCTGGATGAAGATGGCCCCATCCTCGATAATCTGTTCACCAGCCATAGTGACGACAGTCCCATTACGGATTAGTATGGAAGGCATCTCCTACTCCTTACGACCAAGAATTTTCCTCATCTGCTTGCCGGCCGCCGCCATGATTGCCTCTTCATCTAGGTAAGTGAACTCGCGATCCTTCAGCACCAAGCGCCCATCGATGATTACATCGCTGACATCTCGAGGGGAAGCGACCATAACCAGGGTTTGCAACACGCTGCGTGTCGGATAGAAATGAGGCTGTCGCCAATTAAGAAGCACGATGTCGGCCTTCTTGCCTTTCTCCAGGCTGCCGATCTCCTCATCCCAAAGCAAGGCTCGTGCCCCATCAATAGTCACCATGCGGAAGAGGTCTGGAACGGGCAACGCCCGTGGATCAAAAATCGGCAATCCGTGGCGAGCTTGCATAGCACACTTCAGTATACGCATAGCCCCGAAAAGGTCAAGGTCAGCCGTATGCGCCCCATCGTTGCCTAACCCGATACACGTCCCTAAGGCCTTCATCAAGGGCGTCTTCGTGAAACCCTGATTAGTCAGGTTAGCTATGGGGCAGTGAATAACCTTGACCTGCCTCTCCGCTAACAGCTTCACTTCACGGTCAGCCAGTTGCACAGCGTGGGCAGCCAGCAGATTCGGGCCTAGAATCCCATGGGCATCGAGATATTCGGCCGGGCGCAGCCTGTAGTTGACCAAACAATGCTCAACCTCCCTGAGGTGCTCGGCCAGATGGATATGGATGCCCGTGTTATATTCTTTGGCTGCGGCCGCAACCAATTCCGCCAGTTCGGGAGAGGTAGTCATAGGGCTGGTCACCGAAAACCAGATACGTACACGCCCATCGGCTGAATCGTGGAACTGCCTGTAGAGGTCCTCAGTCTTACGCACGGCAATCGGCGCCGCATCCTTGAATATTTCAGGGATGAAATCGCCACAATCTCGCGTCATGCGCGTGATGGCCGCTCGCATCCCCGTTTCATGGACAGCCCGGATGACGGGCTCCATATCCCCGCTGCCAGAATCGGCGAAGGTGGTGATACCAGCCTTAATCATTTGCAGGCAGCAGAGCATGGCCGCCTGATAACGATCGTCTGCATCTAGCCGACTCTCATAGGGCACAAGGATACGTATCCAAACGATCGGGTACTCATCAACGATGCCACCACGTAAGAACTGTTGCACGGTATGAGTGTGCCCATCCACCATACCTGGCATGGCCAGCTTGTCTCGCGCTTCCAAAACGGCCTTGGGTTGATATCTCGTCTCGATATCAGACAGCTGACCAATATCCGCAATCTTATCCTTAGTGATGGCAATGGCCCCCTCATCCAAAACCGTCAGGTCTGGAAGGATGATCTGACAGCCCCTAATCAGCAGGTCACACTCTGACATGCTTCCCACCTCGATTATTGTATTCAGATTTACCCCATGAATGATGGACAATCAGACAGTCCTTCTTAAACTGGGCTAAAACGGGGCTCATCTCCTCCAACAATGAACTACGAACAGCCTCGATGGCCAGCTGTATTTGGGCCTCTGTCATAGGGGTTGAAATGTTAAGCATTCCACGTCGGGCGATGTATATGCCACGGTTCAGTAATGACAGGTGTAAGAGATGGATCAGGTCCTTATTCGCCATCGCCGCTGTTCGATAGTCACAGACCTCAAGCGGTGTAAAATGGATATTGAGCAGTGAACCGATGCCGGTTACCTGGGACTCGATCCCCAGGTCGCTGAAAACCTCTTGAATACCCTGGCGCAGCTTATGGCCAAGAGAGTTAAGCCTGGCGATGACCGGAGTGGTCAGTTTCTCCAGGGTTACAATTCCTGCGGTCATCGATATCGGATTACCGTTATAGGTGCCCGATTGATGGAGCGGTTCCGGGCTTTCAGG
It encodes:
- a CDS encoding nucleoside phosphorylase → MMQGAVPLEGSEFEEVQPHILCRKGDVARYVFVPGDLTRARRIAEHFQNARKVAENREYVVYTGEVDGVQMSVCSTGIGSPSAAIAVEELGKIGADTFIRVGSAGGMQENVNPGDIVVVTAAYRGEGTSRQYLPPEFPAMADRTVTDALVRAARRLGYPVHIGLGSSGDAFYAKKPEGHLELLHQAGVLAGEMECSAVFVVATLRRWRAGAIVAIDGNVIRRERKTPATEPLFRQAEEREIQIAIEAVKILAEEGS
- a CDS encoding amidohydrolase, with the translated sequence MPSILIRNGTVVTMAGEQIIEDGAIFIQGARIVEVGPSSQIVSRHKADREIDATAKIVMPGLIDAHYHTCQQFLRSMLADIARRGQVRFPIWKNYFIPFESRLNEDDVYLSGIAAYTNMIRVGTTCISEHGGRHPHKMARAMEKVGIRGLLAESTMDMPDPELPRNMVFSTEEAMAKNVDLVRRWPGKGDDLVKGCFSLRQIIVCTPELFQDFTRLAERYDTMIQTHLAEGTYEIEYAIKKHNLRPAEYLKKIGALSPRLLAAHSVLLSDREVELYAEHGVKVAHCPSGNFTGLGMTKLPLMRRLGIAVGIGSDGASGGSIDLFQAMNISHIGQVLHYGTPYLDREATSPYDCLAMSTIGGAHAVGLDKEIGSLEPGKKADVIILDTADLDAQPMYDPIFTIVKCLRGKHVETVIVNGQLVMEKQRMLTVDEEEIRRQVVERAPQLYTIVSQFT
- a CDS encoding amidohydrolase, whose product is MSECDLLIRGCQIILPDLTVLDEGAIAITKDKIADIGQLSDIETRYQPKAVLEARDKLAMPGMVDGHTHTVQQFLRGGIVDEYPIVWIRILVPYESRLDADDRYQAAMLCCLQMIKAGITTFADSGSGDMEPVIRAVHETGMRAAITRMTRDCGDFIPEIFKDAAPIAVRKTEDLYRQFHDSADGRVRIWFSVTSPMTTSPELAELVAAAAKEYNTGIHIHLAEHLREVEHCLVNYRLRPAEYLDAHGILGPNLLAAHAVQLADREVKLLAERQVKVIHCPIANLTNQGFTKTPLMKALGTCIGLGNDGAHTADLDLFGAMRILKCAMQARHGLPIFDPRALPVPDLFRMVTIDGARALLWDEEIGSLEKGKKADIVLLNWRQPHFYPTRSVLQTLVMVASPRDVSDVIIDGRLVLKDREFTYLDEEAIMAAAGKQMRKILGRKE